The Pseudophryne corroboree isolate aPseCor3 chromosome 3 unlocalized genomic scaffold, aPseCor3.hap2 SUPER_3_unloc_5, whole genome shotgun sequence genome segment ctaatgttatccccggattgtgacataaaagataatgacagtagaccggattctccaggagataaccccattaccccaattatacatccagctctatcagctgatccctctgatcctgggaaatgttctcctgatcactctgatattggtgcatctgttacagctctgacagtagatacagtgttttccTGTTCTATAGCTGCAccttgttttacacagaacacaaagcttattgcaCATCAGACATCTAaggcaggtgagagaccatttccatgttctgagtgtgggaaatgttttgcacggaaatcatttcttgttatacatgagagaagtcacaccggagagaagctattttcatgttctgagtgtgggaaatgttttgcacggaaatcatttcttgttatacatgagagaagtcacaccggagagaagctattttcatgttctgagtgtgggaaatgttttacatccaAATCATATTTTGTCATACATCAGAAAACTCACATAGGTGAGagtccatttacatgttctgagtgtggaaaatgttttacacggaaattacatcttgttcaacatgagagaagtcacaccggagagaagccattttcatgttcagagtgtgggaaatgttttgcactgaaatcaACTCTTatcagacatgagagaagtcacaccggagagaagccattatcatgtgctgagtgtgggaaatgttttacagtgaaATCAACTCttattagacatgagagaagtcacaccggagagaagccatttacatgttctgagtgtgggaaatgttttacacagaaatcatttcttgttatacatgagagaagtcacaccgaagagaagccattttcttgttctgagtgtggaaaaggtttttcacacaagtcatatcttgttatacatgagagaagtcacactggagtgaagccatttacatgttctgagtgtgggaaatgtttttcactgaaatcgaatcttgttcaacatgagagaagtcacaccggagagaagccattttcatgttctgagtgtggaaaacgtttttcacacaaatcatgtcttgttacacatgagagaaatCACACCGGAGAggggccattttcatgttctgagtgtgggaaatgttttgcacagaaatcaactcttgttatacatgagagaagtcacaccggagagaagccatttccatgttctgagtgtgggaaatgtttttcactgaaatcgaatcttgttcaacatgagagaagtcacactggagagaagccattttcttgttttgagtgtggaaaaggtttttcacacaagtcatatcttgttatacatgagaaaaGTCACACCGGagtgaagccatttacatgttctgagtgtgggaaatgtttttcactgaaatcgaatcttgttcaacatgagagaagtcacactggagagaagccattttcttgttctgagtgtggaaaaggtttttcacaaaagtcacaacttgttacacatgagagaagtcacactggagagaagccattttcttgttctgagtgtggaaaaggtttttcacacaagtcacatcttgttacacatgagagaagtcacacaggtgagaggctattttcatgttctgagtgtgggaaagggtttatacggaaatcacatcttgttacacatgagagacgtcacacaggtgagaagccattttcatgttctgagtgtgggaaaagttttatacagaaatcacatcttgttcaacatgagagaactCACAGACGTTTGAAACCATTTGCATGCTCTGAGTGATTAATAAATCACCTCTTGTTGGACACAGTAGACATCACACAGGtggggaaccattttaatcttctggagtatactcatcttcaccatttccctgcattgttccTTCAGGTTTTATCCtatgtcctgtgtttttttttttacaatatacatGCTGCTACTGGGTGAAATAATAAGACGTCATGTCCTCCTTTACCTCTACTATGCAGATAACCtgtctttgctccaggtactgaaaaCAATACCAAtactaaatgtctagctgagctccaggtgtgggtgatgccagttggccgtGACTCAGTCCTAGCGAAACAGGTCCatatgctaatgcacgccgactcgctgtcttctgattacttcctcccactcctatccaagatttttcacgtgctgctccctttctctggaatgcaTTACCTCTCCCCctcggactgttaccagcagtaccaagaatctgctGTAATTCATTTGTGGTTGATCTGTTAGCTATGCAGCCCTGACCTTGGAACCTGCTGCCTCACACAGTCCAAGAGACCTCCACCCTAGAGACCACaaacagactgatgactgttactaaCTTGTTTCATTAATGTTCCTTCACTTCCTAAATATACATCCCACATGCTGAGGTCTTTATTCTGTTCTACTTATTGTGTATCTTGTgctctgtgtaaatgtgaatgtaaaGTTCTGTGAGTGCTATTGGGAGGAAAgtgatgtataagtaacattattactggtgagactgacaggagtcagatctagttacaccatacgttacatatacagaaggggaaatgtataagtaacattattactggtgagagtgacaggagtcagatctagttacaccatacgttacatatacagaagggaaatgtataagtaacattattactggtgagactgacaggagtcagatctagttacaccatacgttacatatacagaagaggaatgtataagtaacattattactggtgagaatgacgggagtcagatctagttataccatacgttacatatacagaaggggaaatgtataagtaacattattactggtgagaatgtcaggagtcagatctagttataccatacgttacatatacagaaggggaaatgtataagtaacattattactggtgagaatgtcaggagtcagatctagttataccatacgttacatatacagaaggggaaatgtataagtaacattattaccggtgagaatgacagaagtctgatctagttacaccatatgttccatatacagaaggggaaatgttatATCACCTGACAGAGACTTCGTATCTAACaatagagacccttgtatttagatatCCAGAACTTAATTACATTTTATGAGGGTTTTATGTCAGGAGAAAGAGGACATGATAATGAATATCTGATGGATCTTTGCTTTGGACAAACAACATGCCatgatgaacaagaatgacctttatgctGACAAGGACTATTGAGAAGCCCAATTGATGTGACTAggagatccaagactcatggagccagtctgccatcttcaggagaagatcGGCTGTGCAATTAGCTCAGCTGACCATATTTGGCACTTCCGGTTATTCACCATCAATCAATCCATGTTCCCCATGATATCTAGATGTATGCCCAATTGATTaatcagttatgaattattgtataatcaggtactatatatatatgtaagcctgAAATGCCCTGAAGGCACAGgtatcattgatg includes the following:
- the LOC134984356 gene encoding gastrula zinc finger protein XlCGF57.1-like gives rise to the protein MLLQHALLTYNVLVQHGCIVNFDKSHLIPSQRLQFQALTVDTVFSCSIAAPCFTQNTKLIAHQTSKAECFARKSFLVIHERSHTGEKLFSCSECGKCFTSKSYFVIHQKTHIGESPFTCSECGKCFTRKLHLVQHERSHTGEKPFSCSECGKCFALKSTLIRHERSHTGEKPLSCAECGKCFTVKSTLIRHERSHTGEKPFTCSECGKCFTQKSFLVIHERSHTEEKPFSCSECGKGFSHKSYLVIHERSHTGVKPFTCSECGKCFSLKSNLVQHERSHTGEKPFSCSECGKRFSHKSCLVTHERNHTGEGPFSCSECGKCFAQKSTLVIHERSHTGEKPFPCSECGKCFSLKSNLVQHERSHTGEKPFSCFECGKGFSHKSYLVIHEKSHTGVKPFTCSECGKCFSLKSNLVQHERSHTGEKPFSCSECGKGFSQKSQLVTHERSHTGEKPFSCSECGKGFSHKSHLVTHERSHTGERLFSCSECGKGFIRKSHLVTHERRHTGEKPFSCSECGKSFIQKSHLVQHERTHRRLKPFACSE